A portion of the Micromonospora vinacea genome contains these proteins:
- the valS gene encoding valine--tRNA ligase — translation MTDTARTARAGVPERPTLDGLEESWARRWQEEGTYAFDRSKTTVPGRGAASDAPSRNGRRSDVFSIDTPPPTVSGELHMGHVFSYTHTDTTARYQRMRGKAVFYPMGWDDNGLPTERRAQNVYGVRCDPALPYDPVWRPPAAPVDDAARRDPTPISRRNFIELCERLTVTDEQAFEALWRRLGLSVDWSLTYTTIGRMARTTSQRAFVRNLRRGEAYQSEAPTLWDVGFSTAVAQAELEDRERPGAYHRLRFVAADGRDVLIDTTRPELLPACVALVCHPDDERYADLVGGTVRSPLFDVEVPVYAHPLAEPGKGTGVAMVCTFGDLTDVTWWRELGLDTRVVIGRDGRLLPEPPDGVPAQPYAALAGQTVNGARREIVGMLADAGDLIGEPRPITHPVKFYERGDRPLEIVSTRQWYLRNGGRDEALRATLLARGEQLHWVPAHMKHRYDNWVGGLNGDWLVSRQRFFGVPVPVWYRLDDTGEPDWSHPLTPDESALPVDPSSDPAPGYDESQRGRPGGFIGDPDVLDTWATSSLTPQIVGGWETDPDLFARVFPMDLRPQGQEIIRTWLFDSVVRSHFEHGVLPWRDTVLSGWILDPDHKKMAKSKGNVVTPLALLEQHGSDAVRYWAASGKPGMDLAFDPAQIKVGRRLATKLLNASKFALGLGAGDALRAPYDNSSSARLTPRRDLELSATTPLDRAMLAELATVVTAASAAFDSYDHTAALQVTEAFFWRFCDDYIELVKERAYGTGAGADSARAALASALSVQLRLFAPVLPYVTEEVWSWWRYGSVHQAPWPTTYEVARTIEGSGEPALLRLAGEALSQVRRAKSERKLSMKAEVPLAEALGPAALLEQLTLVADDLRAAGRIGKLDLLPDRTPELVIACAF, via the coding sequence ATGACCGATACGGCGAGGACGGCCCGCGCCGGCGTTCCCGAGCGTCCCACCCTGGACGGGCTCGAGGAGAGCTGGGCACGCCGCTGGCAGGAGGAAGGCACGTACGCGTTCGACCGCTCGAAGACGACCGTTCCGGGTCGCGGCGCGGCGTCAGACGCGCCGAGCCGGAATGGTCGCAGGAGCGACGTGTTCTCGATCGACACCCCACCGCCGACCGTATCGGGCGAGTTGCACATGGGGCACGTCTTCTCGTACACGCACACCGACACCACGGCCCGGTACCAGCGGATGCGCGGCAAGGCCGTCTTCTACCCGATGGGCTGGGACGACAACGGCCTGCCCACCGAGCGTCGGGCGCAGAACGTGTACGGGGTGCGCTGCGACCCGGCACTGCCGTACGACCCGGTGTGGCGGCCACCGGCGGCTCCGGTCGACGACGCGGCCCGACGCGACCCCACCCCGATCTCCCGGCGCAACTTCATCGAGCTGTGCGAACGGTTGACGGTCACCGACGAACAGGCCTTCGAGGCGCTGTGGCGGAGGCTCGGGCTCTCGGTGGACTGGTCCCTGACGTACACGACGATCGGCCGGATGGCCCGGACCACCAGCCAACGGGCGTTCGTCCGCAACCTGCGCCGCGGCGAGGCGTACCAGTCGGAGGCGCCGACCCTCTGGGACGTCGGCTTCTCCACGGCGGTCGCCCAGGCGGAGTTGGAGGACCGGGAGCGCCCCGGCGCCTACCACCGGCTGCGGTTCGTCGCGGCCGACGGACGTGACGTGCTCATCGACACCACCCGGCCCGAACTGTTGCCGGCCTGTGTGGCGCTGGTCTGTCACCCCGACGACGAGCGGTACGCCGACCTGGTTGGCGGCACCGTGCGCAGCCCGCTGTTCGACGTCGAGGTTCCGGTGTACGCCCATCCCCTCGCCGAGCCCGGCAAGGGCACCGGTGTCGCGATGGTCTGCACGTTCGGTGACCTGACCGACGTGACCTGGTGGCGGGAGCTGGGGCTGGACACCCGGGTGGTGATCGGCCGGGACGGCCGGCTGCTCCCCGAGCCGCCGGACGGGGTGCCGGCACAGCCGTACGCGGCACTGGCCGGGCAGACCGTCAACGGCGCCCGGCGGGAGATCGTCGGGATGCTGGCCGACGCGGGTGACCTGATCGGCGAGCCGCGCCCGATCACCCACCCGGTCAAGTTCTACGAACGCGGCGACCGGCCACTGGAGATCGTCTCGACTCGACAGTGGTATCTGCGCAACGGCGGCCGGGACGAGGCGCTGCGAGCCACGCTGCTGGCCCGGGGCGAGCAGTTGCACTGGGTGCCGGCGCACATGAAACACCGCTACGACAACTGGGTGGGCGGCCTGAACGGCGACTGGCTGGTCAGCCGTCAACGCTTCTTCGGGGTGCCGGTGCCGGTGTGGTACCGGCTCGACGACACTGGCGAGCCGGACTGGTCCCACCCTCTCACGCCGGACGAGTCCGCGCTGCCGGTCGATCCATCCAGCGATCCGGCGCCCGGATACGACGAGTCGCAGCGCGGCCGGCCGGGTGGCTTCATCGGCGACCCGGACGTGCTCGACACCTGGGCCACCTCGTCGCTGACCCCGCAGATCGTCGGTGGCTGGGAGACCGACCCGGACCTGTTCGCCCGGGTCTTCCCGATGGACCTCCGCCCGCAGGGGCAGGAGATCATCCGGACCTGGCTCTTCGACAGCGTGGTCCGTTCGCACTTCGAGCACGGTGTGCTGCCCTGGCGGGACACAGTGCTCTCCGGCTGGATCCTCGACCCCGACCACAAGAAGATGGCCAAGTCCAAGGGGAACGTGGTCACCCCGCTGGCCCTGCTGGAGCAGCACGGCTCGGACGCGGTGCGCTACTGGGCGGCCAGCGGCAAGCCCGGCATGGACCTGGCCTTCGACCCGGCGCAGATCAAGGTCGGCCGGCGACTGGCCACCAAACTGCTCAACGCGTCCAAGTTCGCGCTCGGGCTGGGCGCGGGCGACGCGCTGCGCGCCCCGTACGACAACTCCAGCTCGGCGCGTCTGACGCCACGCCGCGACCTGGAGCTGTCGGCCACGACACCACTGGACCGGGCCATGCTCGCCGAGCTGGCCACCGTGGTCACCGCCGCGAGCGCCGCCTTCGACTCGTACGACCACACGGCGGCGTTGCAGGTGACCGAGGCGTTCTTCTGGCGGTTCTGCGACGACTACATCGAGCTGGTCAAGGAGCGCGCCTACGGCACCGGCGCGGGTGCCGACTCCGCCCGGGCGGCGTTGGCCTCGGCGCTCTCGGTGCAGCTGCGGTTGTTCGCACCGGTGCTGCCGTACGTGACCGAGGAGGTCTGGTCGTGGTGGCGGTACGGCTCGGTGCACCAGGCGCCGTGGCCCACCACGTACGAGGTGGCCCGGACGATCGAGGGGTCGGGTGAGCCGGCGCTGCTGCGGCTCGCCGGTGAGGCGCTCAGCCAGGTGCGACGGGCCAAGTCGGAGCGGAAGCTGTCGATGAAGGCGGAGGTGCCGTTGGCCGAGGCGCTCGGCCCGGCGGCGCTGCTGGAGCAGCTCACGCTGGTCGCCGACGATCTACGGGCGGCGGGCCGGATCGGCAAACTCGACCTGCTCCCGGACCGTACCCCGGAGCTGGTCATCGCCTGCGCCTTCTGA
- a CDS encoding ABC transporter permease subunit, which produces MSTITWITARGLFGRRRFLLLLPLPLVLLGLAVLCRSLGVDPGEWGPPVLVGLGLAVVLPVVALIIGTGVLGAEIDDGTVVHILTKPLPRWQIVLPKLLVAAGVTAVTVAVPLYVAGVLADSVRLGLALAVAAALGALAYSALFLALSLVTRRPVLLGLVYVLIWEGLLGNFVSGTKVLSIQQYVIALADRLAPTGLLETSVSVPVASVMTALVSVGFTVLAIDRLRSFSVAGETS; this is translated from the coding sequence ATGTCGACAATTACCTGGATCACCGCACGCGGGCTGTTCGGCCGGCGTCGGTTCCTGCTGCTGCTCCCGTTGCCGTTGGTGCTGCTCGGGCTGGCCGTGCTCTGCCGGTCGCTGGGCGTGGACCCGGGCGAGTGGGGGCCGCCGGTGCTGGTCGGCCTCGGGCTCGCCGTGGTGCTGCCGGTGGTCGCGCTGATCATCGGCACGGGGGTGCTGGGTGCCGAGATCGACGACGGCACCGTGGTGCACATCCTGACCAAGCCGCTGCCGCGCTGGCAGATCGTGCTGCCGAAGCTCCTGGTCGCCGCCGGGGTCACCGCGGTCACCGTCGCGGTGCCGCTCTACGTCGCGGGCGTGCTCGCCGATTCGGTACGCCTCGGTCTGGCGCTGGCGGTCGCGGCGGCGCTCGGCGCGCTGGCGTACTCGGCGTTGTTCCTCGCGCTCAGCCTGGTCACCAGGCGGCCGGTGCTGCTCGGCCTGGTCTACGTGCTGATCTGGGAGGGGCTGCTGGGCAACTTCGTCAGCGGCACCAAGGTGCTCTCCATCCAGCAGTACGTGATCGCTCTCGCCGACCGGCTCGCCCCCACCGGGCTGCTGGAGACCAGCGTGTCGGTGCCGGTGGCGTCGGTGATGACCGCGCTGGTCAGCGTGGGCTTCACAGTGCTCGCCATCGACCGCCTGCGCTCGTTCAGCGTGGCGGGCGAGACGAGCTGA
- a CDS encoding ABC transporter ATP-binding protein has protein sequence MSTLSLTGVSRWYGNVVAVNDISMALGPGVTGLLGPNGAGKTTLLHMMAGFLAPSRGTVTLDDEPTWRNPDVYRRLGLVSEREAVQGFLTAYEFVLASAKLHRLADPAAAARRAIDLVELESAQDRRIGTYSKGMRQRARVAAALVHDPQVLLLDEPFNGMDPRQRLHMMQLLHTLGDAGRTILFSSHILEEVEQVSGTVQVMVAGRLAASGDFRTIRRLMTNRPHVFAVRSTNDRALAVALIAEPSVSGVELDPTGLTVRAGDYGAFTRALPRIALKQGIRVRQLVPSDESLESVFSYLVEA, from the coding sequence ATGAGCACGCTGAGCCTGACCGGGGTGTCCCGGTGGTACGGCAACGTGGTCGCTGTCAACGACATCAGCATGGCCCTGGGGCCGGGCGTGACGGGGCTGCTCGGCCCGAACGGCGCCGGCAAGACCACGCTGCTGCACATGATGGCCGGGTTCCTCGCCCCGTCGCGCGGCACTGTCACCCTCGACGACGAGCCGACCTGGCGTAACCCCGACGTCTACCGGCGGCTGGGGCTGGTCAGTGAACGGGAGGCGGTTCAGGGTTTCCTCACCGCGTACGAGTTCGTGCTGGCCAGCGCGAAGCTGCACCGGCTGGCCGACCCGGCGGCGGCGGCCCGGCGGGCGATCGATCTGGTGGAGCTGGAGTCGGCGCAGGACCGCCGGATCGGCACGTACTCCAAGGGCATGCGGCAGCGGGCCCGGGTTGCCGCCGCGTTGGTGCACGACCCGCAGGTGCTGCTGCTCGACGAGCCGTTCAACGGGATGGACCCGCGCCAGCGGCTGCACATGATGCAGCTCCTGCACACCCTGGGCGACGCCGGTCGGACCATCCTGTTCAGCTCGCACATCCTGGAGGAGGTCGAGCAGGTCTCCGGGACGGTGCAGGTGATGGTGGCCGGCCGGTTGGCGGCCTCCGGCGACTTCCGGACCATCCGCCGGTTGATGACCAACCGCCCGCACGTGTTCGCGGTGCGGTCGACGAACGACAGGGCCTTGGCCGTCGCGCTGATCGCCGAGCCGTCGGTCAGTGGGGTCGAGTTGGACCCGACCGGCCTGACCGTGCGGGCCGGTGACTACGGCGCCTTCACCCGGGCGCTACCCCGGATCGCGCTCAAGCAAGGCATCCGGGTGCGCCAGCTGGTGCCGTCCGACGAGTCTCTGGAGAGCGTCTTCTCCTACCTGGTGGAGGCCTGA
- a CDS encoding ABC transporter permease encodes MPEPTAAAVRPAPTGVIHDIGYQRYKGPRLGRRQVFGALYLHGLRTAFGFGRSAKAKIFPWLVVGIVSLVAVALAAVRSQIGEPVATYAQFADAMSWLVIFFVAVVAPELVSRDLRSGVLPLYFSRPLPRTDYALAKLLALVTALWLLLGGPQLLMFLGAAFTTKQGMRGVWNELLDLLPGLLYAGLWAVVFASVGLLVASLTGKRAFAAGGVVAVFLMTTPIVGVLSILPSRAANELAGLASPSTLVQGVGIWSLGDLLVEGDPGEMMIGGFGPVYALAAVLLVAGATALLLARYRKVAS; translated from the coding sequence ATGCCTGAGCCGACCGCAGCCGCCGTGCGCCCCGCGCCGACCGGCGTCATCCACGACATCGGCTACCAGCGCTACAAGGGTCCGCGGCTGGGCCGCCGACAGGTCTTCGGCGCGCTCTACCTGCACGGTCTGCGCACCGCGTTCGGCTTCGGGCGCAGCGCCAAGGCCAAGATCTTCCCGTGGCTGGTGGTCGGCATCGTCTCGCTGGTCGCGGTGGCCCTGGCTGCGGTACGCAGCCAGATCGGCGAGCCAGTCGCCACGTACGCCCAGTTCGCCGACGCGATGAGCTGGCTTGTCATCTTCTTCGTCGCTGTCGTCGCTCCGGAGCTGGTCTCCCGGGACCTGCGCAGCGGTGTGCTGCCGCTGTACTTCTCCCGGCCGCTGCCGCGCACCGACTACGCGCTGGCCAAGCTGCTGGCGCTGGTCACCGCCCTCTGGTTGCTGCTCGGCGGGCCGCAGCTGCTGATGTTCCTGGGTGCCGCCTTCACCACCAAGCAGGGCATGCGCGGGGTGTGGAACGAGCTGCTCGACCTGCTGCCCGGGCTGCTCTACGCCGGGCTGTGGGCTGTGGTCTTCGCCTCGGTCGGGCTGCTGGTCGCCTCGCTGACCGGCAAGCGCGCCTTCGCCGCCGGTGGGGTGGTGGCGGTCTTCCTGATGACCACCCCGATCGTCGGGGTGCTGAGCATCCTCCCGTCGCGCGCCGCCAACGAGCTGGCCGGGCTTGCCTCGCCCTCCACGCTGGTGCAGGGGGTGGGCATCTGGTCGCTGGGTGACCTGCTGGTCGAGGGCGATCCGGGCGAGATGATGATCGGCGGGTTCGGCCCGGTCTACGCCCTGGCCGCGGTGCTGTTGGTCGCCGGCGCGACCGCCCTCCTGCTGGCCCGCTACCGGAAGGTCGCCTCCTGA
- a CDS encoding ABC transporter ATP-binding protein, whose translation MTLIATQSLTKTYGGRVTALADLTVAVEPGIIGLVGANGAGKSTLIKILLGLIAPTSGQVSVLGIDPTADPAAVRNRVGYMPEHDCLPPDLSAAELVTHLGRMSGLPRTAARERASEALRHVGLYEERYRPVGGYSTGMKQRVKLAQALVHDPDLLLLDEPTNGLDPAGRDAMLALVHRIGTEFGISVLVCSHLLGEVERICDTLIAIDGGKLLRADNISAMTSATDVLAVEVSEGTEELAARLAELKLPVARDGRLLLVPLADDGTYDLILGAVAELDLPLHRLDQRRHRVAELFATRELTHA comes from the coding sequence GTGACACTGATCGCGACCCAGTCGCTCACCAAGACGTACGGAGGTCGGGTCACCGCGCTGGCCGACCTCACCGTCGCCGTCGAGCCCGGGATCATCGGCCTGGTGGGCGCGAACGGCGCCGGAAAATCCACGTTGATCAAGATTCTGCTCGGCCTGATCGCACCAACCAGCGGGCAGGTCTCGGTGCTCGGCATCGACCCGACCGCGGACCCGGCGGCCGTCCGCAACCGGGTCGGCTACATGCCGGAGCACGACTGCCTCCCCCCGGACCTGTCCGCCGCCGAGCTGGTCACCCACCTCGGCCGGATGAGCGGTCTGCCCCGCACCGCGGCCCGTGAGCGGGCCTCGGAGGCGCTGCGGCACGTGGGGCTCTATGAGGAGCGCTACCGCCCGGTCGGTGGCTACTCCACCGGCATGAAGCAGCGCGTCAAGCTGGCCCAGGCACTGGTGCACGACCCCGACCTGCTGCTGCTGGACGAGCCGACCAACGGCCTGGACCCGGCCGGCCGCGACGCCATGCTGGCGCTGGTGCACCGGATCGGCACCGAGTTCGGCATCTCCGTGCTGGTCTGTTCGCACCTGCTCGGCGAGGTGGAGCGGATCTGCGACACGCTCATCGCCATCGACGGCGGCAAACTGCTGCGCGCCGACAACATCTCCGCGATGACCTCGGCCACCGACGTGCTCGCCGTGGAGGTCAGCGAAGGCACCGAGGAACTCGCCGCCCGGCTCGCCGAGCTGAAACTGCCGGTCGCCCGGGACGGGCGACTGCTCCTCGTGCCGCTCGCCGACGACGGCACCTACGACCTGATCCTCGGTGCGGTCGCCGAACTGGACCTGCCACTGCACCGACTGGACCAGCGCCGGCACCGGGTGGCCGAACTCTTCGCCACGAGGGAGCTCACCCATGCCTGA
- a CDS encoding glycosyltransferase family 2 protein gives MGGILKAKVGVPKVSVVVPAYNCGPHIEKLVASLLRQSLPADEFEAIFVDDGSTDGTAKRLDRLAAEHPHIRVLHIENSGWPSRPRNLGIEHAQGEYVFFADDDDWFADEALERLHACATTNDADIVVGKMAGYGRPVPRELFRKNRFDATLANSPLIDSLTCHKLFRRSFLNEHGLRFPEGGKRRLEDHSLVVRAYFLSRRTSVLSDYTCYHHVHRGDGRNVTAGEMDPSSYFASVREALDVVDAHTEPGPLRDRLHRRWLRNEMLSRLRGKRLLEAPEAWLDQVALETQKIIQDRFASGVAAGLPPLLRAVAYLAERGRVADLRRLANWEAGIAAHSRIDELQHTDHAVTVTVAAELRSGDQPVGFRADDGRDVLMLPMEEIAPEVLDATAQVRKARLDLVARHRETGGEIFLPMTFQTERITGGTGADIVHLVHRATATIDFAALNGGRTRGSWMLKARISNVGWTEDARLPLVFICPADGSRPRIRDERKVWNRVRSAVGRRIKR, from the coding sequence GTGGGAGGGATCCTGAAAGCCAAGGTGGGCGTCCCCAAGGTGAGCGTCGTGGTGCCGGCGTACAACTGCGGCCCGCACATCGAGAAGCTCGTCGCCTCGCTGCTGCGGCAGTCACTGCCCGCTGACGAGTTCGAGGCGATCTTCGTCGACGACGGCTCGACAGACGGCACGGCCAAGCGACTGGACCGGCTGGCCGCCGAGCACCCACACATCCGGGTGCTGCACATCGAGAACTCCGGGTGGCCGTCGCGTCCGCGTAACCTCGGCATCGAGCACGCCCAGGGCGAGTACGTCTTCTTCGCCGACGACGACGACTGGTTCGCCGACGAGGCGCTGGAGCGGCTCCACGCCTGCGCGACGACGAACGACGCCGACATCGTGGTCGGGAAGATGGCCGGGTACGGGCGCCCCGTGCCGCGGGAGCTGTTCCGGAAGAACCGCTTCGACGCCACGCTTGCCAACTCCCCCCTGATCGACAGCCTGACCTGCCACAAGCTGTTCCGGCGGTCGTTCCTCAACGAGCACGGTCTGCGGTTCCCGGAGGGCGGCAAGCGTCGGCTGGAGGACCACTCGCTGGTCGTCCGCGCCTACTTCCTGTCCCGGCGCACCTCGGTGCTGTCCGACTACACCTGCTACCACCACGTCCACCGGGGCGACGGGCGTAACGTCACCGCCGGCGAGATGGACCCGTCGAGCTACTTCGCCAGCGTGCGGGAGGCGCTGGACGTGGTCGACGCCCACACCGAGCCGGGTCCGCTGCGGGACCGGCTGCACCGGCGCTGGCTGCGCAACGAGATGCTCAGCCGGCTCCGCGGCAAGCGGCTGCTGGAAGCCCCCGAGGCCTGGCTGGACCAGGTCGCGCTGGAGACCCAGAAGATCATCCAGGACCGCTTCGCCAGTGGCGTCGCCGCCGGGCTGCCGCCCCTGCTCCGCGCCGTGGCGTACCTCGCCGAGCGGGGCCGCGTCGCGGACCTGCGCCGGCTCGCCAACTGGGAGGCGGGCATCGCCGCACACAGCCGGATCGACGAACTCCAGCACACCGACCACGCCGTCACGGTGACCGTAGCCGCCGAGCTGCGCTCGGGGGACCAGCCGGTGGGCTTCCGCGCCGACGATGGCCGCGACGTGCTGATGCTCCCGATGGAGGAGATCGCCCCCGAGGTGCTGGACGCCACCGCGCAGGTGCGCAAGGCCCGCCTGGACCTGGTGGCCCGCCACCGGGAGACCGGCGGTGAGATCTTCCTTCCGATGACCTTCCAAACCGAGCGGATCACCGGCGGGACCGGAGCCGACATCGTGCACCTGGTGCACCGGGCCACCGCCACTATCGACTTCGCCGCCCTCAACGGTGGCCGGACCAGGGGCAGTTGGATGCTCAAGGCCCGGATCTCCAACGTGGGCTGGACCGAGGACGCGCGACTGCCGCTGGTGTTCATCTGCCCGGCCGACGGCTCGCGACCCCGGATCCGCGACGAGCGGAAGGTGTGGAACCGGGTGCGGTCGGCGGTAGGCCGGCGGATCAAGCGCTGA
- the cysC gene encoding adenylyl-sulfate kinase — protein sequence MSNGWVLPDEVLRDAPAYTPRPGELADLELLLTGAYAPLTGFMTRADLVSVSRRGRLADGTPWQVAVVLQVPATLAQSFDPRDPARRALVLTDGEGAPAAALDVADVWPVREGVAGVGGQVRRLGDGGHGPFQRLRRNPEEVRALLPPGRVLGVIADRPLHRPQLAQIAHAARTLAAHLLVMIPVGEGGADGLPPEALVRTIFAARDRMPPATLVAVPLSHRREEISDALLRARVSAAYGVTHLLSTGEMLSGAGLRVLVPRELAYDNRDGQWRWREDIPPRNRRLALTQPEIDDLLDRGFPLPEWHTPPAVARELARARPPRRQRGLVVFLTGLSGSGKSTIARGLADALRESGDRTVTLLDGDVVRRELSAGLGFSKADRDLNVRRIGWVAAEIARHRGVGICCPIAPYAAARATAREMALAAGAGFVLVHVATPLEVCERRDRKGLYARARAGLLTGMTGIDDPYEEPTDADLVLDTTDLSVADAVQAVLHHLTETGWVELKIATA from the coding sequence ATGAGCAACGGCTGGGTGCTGCCCGACGAGGTGCTACGGGACGCACCGGCGTACACGCCACGTCCCGGTGAGCTCGCGGATCTGGAGCTGCTACTGACCGGCGCGTACGCCCCTCTGACTGGCTTCATGACCCGCGCCGACCTGGTCTCGGTCAGCCGGCGCGGCCGGCTGGCCGACGGCACACCGTGGCAGGTTGCGGTCGTCCTCCAGGTGCCGGCGACACTGGCGCAGAGCTTCGATCCGCGCGACCCGGCCCGCCGGGCGCTCGTGTTGACCGACGGGGAGGGTGCCCCGGCAGCCGCCCTGGACGTGGCCGACGTCTGGCCGGTACGCGAGGGCGTGGCGGGGGTCGGCGGTCAGGTCCGGCGGTTGGGCGACGGTGGGCACGGTCCGTTCCAGCGGCTGCGCCGCAACCCGGAGGAGGTCCGCGCGCTACTGCCCCCGGGCCGGGTGCTCGGGGTGATCGCCGATCGGCCGCTGCATCGTCCGCAGCTCGCGCAGATCGCCCATGCCGCCCGCACCCTGGCCGCGCACCTGCTCGTGATGATCCCGGTCGGTGAGGGTGGCGCCGACGGGCTCCCGCCGGAGGCGCTGGTCCGTACGATCTTCGCCGCGCGGGACCGGATGCCCCCCGCCACCCTGGTCGCGGTGCCGCTGTCGCACCGCCGCGAGGAGATCAGTGACGCGTTGCTGCGCGCCCGGGTCTCCGCCGCGTACGGGGTCACCCACCTGCTCTCCACCGGGGAGATGCTCTCCGGAGCCGGGCTGCGGGTGCTGGTGCCGCGCGAGCTCGCGTACGACAACCGGGACGGGCAGTGGCGCTGGCGGGAGGACATCCCACCGCGCAATCGCCGGCTCGCGCTGACCCAGCCGGAGATCGACGACCTGCTGGACAGGGGCTTCCCGCTACCGGAGTGGCACACCCCGCCCGCAGTGGCGCGCGAGTTGGCCCGGGCCCGGCCGCCACGTCGGCAGCGCGGGCTGGTGGTCTTCCTGACCGGCCTCTCCGGCTCCGGCAAGTCGACGATCGCCCGAGGCCTGGCGGACGCGTTACGGGAGAGCGGCGACCGCACTGTGACCCTGCTCGACGGGGACGTGGTGCGCCGGGAACTCTCCGCCGGTCTGGGCTTCAGCAAGGCCGACCGGGATCTCAACGTACGGCGGATCGGCTGGGTGGCCGCCGAGATCGCCCGGCACCGTGGGGTGGGCATCTGCTGCCCGATCGCCCCGTACGCGGCGGCAAGGGCCACCGCCCGGGAGATGGCCCTCGCCGCCGGGGCGGGTTTCGTGCTGGTGCACGTGGCCACCCCGCTGGAGGTGTGCGAGCGGCGGGACCGCAAGGGCCTGTACGCGCGGGCGCGGGCCGGCCTGCTCACCGGGATGACCGGCATCGACGACCCGTACGAGGAGCCGACCGACGCCGATCTGGTGCTCGACACCACCGACCTGAGCGTGGCGGACGCGGTGCAGGCCGTGCTGCACCATCTGACCGAGACCGGTTGGGTGGAGCTGAAGATCGCCACCGCCTGA
- a CDS encoding DeoR/GlpR family DNA-binding transcription regulator, which translates to MLAQQRQAAILERVRSTGGVRVSELAGEFGVSDMTIRRDLDALHERGLLAKVHGGATTTGPSSTDEPGFHAKSVRQLPEKAAIADRAAQLVRPGAAIALSAGTTTAELARRLVDVPELTVVTNSLPVAEIMHAGGRPDQTVVLTGGVRTPSDALVGPLAVGAVRSLHLDLLFLGVHGITERAGFTTPNLMEAETDRALVAAADQLVVLADHTKWGTVGISSIVALAAAHVLVSDDRLPPPARRVLGEQVGELIMVKARGGPRDAHADN; encoded by the coding sequence ATGCTCGCTCAGCAGCGGCAGGCGGCCATCCTGGAGCGGGTCCGCTCGACCGGTGGGGTCCGGGTCAGCGAGCTGGCAGGCGAGTTCGGCGTGTCCGACATGACCATCCGGCGTGACCTGGACGCGCTGCACGAGCGCGGCCTGCTGGCCAAGGTGCACGGCGGTGCCACCACGACCGGGCCGAGCTCGACCGACGAGCCGGGTTTCCACGCCAAGTCGGTCCGCCAACTTCCGGAGAAGGCCGCCATCGCCGACCGGGCGGCCCAGCTGGTCCGGCCGGGAGCGGCGATCGCGCTCTCCGCCGGCACCACCACCGCCGAACTGGCCCGCCGACTGGTGGACGTGCCCGAGCTGACAGTCGTCACCAACTCGCTGCCGGTCGCCGAGATCATGCACGCCGGCGGCCGCCCGGACCAGACGGTGGTGCTCACCGGCGGCGTACGCACACCGTCGGACGCGCTGGTCGGTCCACTCGCGGTCGGTGCCGTCCGGTCACTGCACCTTGATCTGCTCTTCCTGGGCGTCCACGGCATCACCGAGCGGGCCGGCTTCACCACCCCGAACCTGATGGAGGCGGAGACCGATCGGGCGCTCGTGGCCGCGGCGGACCAACTGGTGGTGCTCGCCGACCACACCAAGTGGGGCACTGTGGGCATCTCCTCGATCGTCGCGTTGGCGGCGGCCCACGTACTGGTCAGCGACGACCGGTTGCCTCCACCCGCACGACGGGTACTCGGCGAGCAGGTGGGCGAACTGATCATGGTGAAGGCGAGGGGCGGGCCGCGTGACGCGCACGCCGACAACTGA